Proteins found in one Candidatus Dependentiae bacterium genomic segment:
- the recJ gene encoding single-stranded-DNA-specific exonuclease RecJ produces MANLPSSFVHGAKYLWKLPVVEDTLLYDLASTYNVSFAVMQVLLTRGFKTPAELDAYLFSSFEKDVPHASLLKDAQKAVDRILLAIERKEKILICGDYDVDGITSSAMMMICLLPLGAQINFFLPHRVNDGYGLSVKAIQRAAQNNYKVVITVDNGITAFEPALEAQRLGIDLIITDHHKPHDHVPQAYAIIDPHQADCSYPYKTLAGVGVSFKIMSLLYEKLGRTLSPKVYELLLLGTVADVVPLTGENRFWVRHGLQLINKVESLSLRVLKQNARVIKPELSSTDIGFFITPQINALGRLEDARQGVKFLVGTQVDEVELVGKVLKELNEARKLIEKSVCDDVQQVIANTIDLATERIIIASSDKWTPGVIGLAASRIVGLHNRPVLLFHITKNNIAKGSCRSIIDFNMFEALSEHKDLLLSFGGHALAAGLSLPADKLPELKARLEKSFASKLPLFEPRPKIALDAEISLSDVTKKLVSDMAYLEPFGNENGKPAFYLKNVTLIDTPTLLKDAHVKCNVFADGIIKPVIFFSRPELYTLLCERKDQPLSMAVYISENHWNGKVSVELQGIDIAL; encoded by the coding sequence ATGGCTAATCTTCCCTCTTCTTTTGTTCATGGTGCAAAGTATCTGTGGAAACTGCCTGTTGTAGAAGACACGTTACTGTATGATCTTGCCAGCACGTATAATGTTTCGTTTGCAGTTATGCAAGTGCTCTTAACGCGTGGTTTTAAAACACCAGCAGAGCTTGATGCTTATTTGTTTAGCAGTTTTGAAAAAGACGTACCTCATGCAAGTTTACTTAAAGATGCTCAAAAAGCTGTCGACCGTATATTGCTTGCTATTGAACGTAAAGAAAAAATTCTTATATGCGGTGATTATGATGTTGACGGAATCACTTCGTCAGCCATGATGATGATCTGTCTGTTGCCACTAGGCGCTCAGATTAACTTTTTTCTGCCGCATCGCGTTAATGATGGGTACGGCCTTTCGGTTAAAGCAATTCAACGTGCAGCACAAAACAATTATAAAGTGGTTATCACAGTTGATAATGGTATTACGGCCTTTGAACCTGCATTAGAAGCTCAGCGCCTTGGTATTGATTTAATTATTACTGATCATCATAAGCCTCATGACCATGTGCCTCAAGCTTATGCTATTATTGATCCTCATCAAGCAGATTGTTCTTATCCGTATAAGACGCTTGCGGGTGTTGGCGTTAGCTTTAAAATTATGTCTCTTTTATATGAAAAGTTGGGACGCACGTTATCACCTAAAGTATATGAGTTATTGCTTTTAGGAACAGTGGCCGATGTAGTGCCGCTAACGGGTGAAAACCGTTTTTGGGTACGTCATGGTTTACAACTTATTAATAAAGTTGAAAGTCTTTCTTTACGTGTACTTAAACAAAATGCACGTGTAATTAAACCAGAATTATCGTCAACTGATATTGGTTTTTTTATAACGCCGCAAATAAATGCTCTGGGCCGTCTTGAAGATGCGCGCCAAGGAGTTAAGTTTTTAGTAGGTACTCAAGTAGACGAAGTTGAACTTGTAGGCAAAGTGCTTAAAGAGCTTAATGAAGCACGCAAGCTTATAGAAAAATCAGTATGCGACGATGTACAACAAGTTATTGCAAATACTATTGATTTAGCTACTGAACGTATTATTATAGCTTCCTCGGATAAGTGGACGCCTGGCGTTATAGGTTTAGCAGCTTCGCGTATTGTAGGTCTTCATAATAGGCCTGTGTTATTGTTTCATATAACTAAAAACAATATAGCTAAAGGATCGTGCCGTTCTATTATTGATTTTAATATGTTTGAAGCACTGAGTGAGCATAAAGATCTGTTGTTGTCTTTTGGTGGCCATGCTTTAGCAGCAGGTCTTTCTTTGCCAGCAGATAAGCTACCGGAGCTTAAAGCACGTTTAGAAAAAAGTTTTGCTAGTAAGTTGCCGTTATTTGAGCCTAGACCAAAAATAGCATTAGACGCAGAGATTTCACTTTCAGATGTAACTAAAAAACTAGTTTCAGATATGGCTTATTTAGAACCATTTGGAAATGAAAATGGTAAGCCTGCTTTTTATCTTAAAAATGTCACGCTTATTGATACGCCAACGCTCCTTAAAGATGCTCATGTTAAATGTAATGTGTTTGCTGATGGCATTATAAAACCCGTTATATTTTTCTCGCGACCTGAGCTGTATACTCTTTTATGTGAGCGTAAAGATCAGCCGCTTTCTATGGCTGTGTATATAAGCGAAAACCATTGGAATGGAAAAGTTTCTGTTGAACTTCAAGGGATTGATATTGCCTTATGA
- a CDS encoding superoxide dismutase, whose translation MAFILPPLPYAFDALEPYIDARTMELHYTKHHQKYVDELNAALSKHPELEKLSLQDMLKHLDKVPEDIRTAVRNNGGGHENHSMFWLLMTKNGGREPKGKVKQEIERYFGSFEKFKELFDAAAKTRFGSGWAWLSLDATGKLLVTSTANQDNPLSEGLTPILGLDVWEHAYYLHYQNRRPDYVTAWWHVVNWSQVEENYTKAMVR comes from the coding sequence ATGGCTTTTATATTACCACCTTTACCTTATGCATTTGATGCTCTTGAGCCTTATATTGATGCACGCACTATGGAGCTCCATTATACTAAGCATCATCAAAAATATGTTGATGAACTTAATGCTGCACTAAGCAAACATCCTGAGCTTGAAAAACTAAGCTTACAGGACATGCTTAAGCATCTTGATAAAGTGCCCGAAGATATTCGTACAGCTGTACGTAATAATGGCGGTGGCCATGAAAATCACTCCATGTTTTGGCTTTTAATGACTAAAAATGGCGGTCGTGAACCTAAAGGAAAAGTAAAGCAAGAAATTGAGCGCTATTTTGGTAGTTTTGAAAAGTTTAAAGAATTGTTTGATGCTGCTGCTAAAACTCGGTTTGGTAGTGGTTGGGCTTGGCTTTCACTTGACGCTACAGGCAAATTGCTGGTAACTTCTACAGCTAATCAAGACAATCCACTATCAGAAGGCTTAACGCCTATTTTAGGGCTTGATGTATGGGAACATGCTTATTATTTGCATTATCAAAATAGACGACCAGACTATGTTACTGCTTGGTGGCATGTTGTAAATTGGAGTCAAGTAGAAGAGAATTATACTAAAGCTATGGTTAGATAA
- a CDS encoding (d)CMP kinase, whose product MIITIDGPAASGKSTVARLLAQQLDYYYLNSGLLYRALAYVMHDQDITHVSESGLLALLDPACFTYCSTVAGGAIIYKSQDITPYLKSPSIDQVASRISALKEVRQALLEFQRSFARSYSLVTDGRDCGTVVFPHADYKFFLIAAVEVRAARWQKDQIKKGINLSLKESQQRIEERDQRDSTRVLSPLVVAADAYIIDNSQLTQEQTVAVLFEHIQATQKARELR is encoded by the coding sequence ATGATTATAACTATAGATGGCCCTGCAGCTAGTGGCAAATCGACCGTAGCTCGTTTGCTTGCACAACAACTTGATTACTATTATCTTAATTCTGGGTTACTGTACCGGGCTTTAGCCTATGTTATGCATGATCAAGATATAACTCATGTGTCTGAAAGTGGATTACTGGCGTTACTTGACCCTGCTTGTTTTACTTATTGCTCTACTGTTGCTGGAGGGGCTATTATCTATAAGTCTCAAGATATAACCCCTTATTTAAAATCCCCTAGTATAGATCAAGTAGCTTCTCGTATAAGTGCACTTAAAGAGGTACGGCAGGCTCTTTTAGAATTCCAACGATCATTTGCACGCAGTTATTCTTTAGTAACCGATGGGCGAGATTGTGGTACTGTTGTTTTCCCTCATGCTGACTATAAATTTTTCTTAATTGCGGCGGTTGAAGTGAGAGCTGCGCGTTGGCAAAAAGATCAAATAAAAAAGGGTATAAATCTATCGTTAAAAGAAAGCCAACAGAGGATAGAAGAGCGTGATCAACGCGATAGTACACGTGTTTTATCACCCCTTGTGGTTGCAGCTGATGCTTATATTATTGATAACTCTCAGCTGACACAAGAGCAAACAGTTGCTGTATTATTTGAGCATATACAAGCTACACAAAAAGCCAGAGAGCTTAGATAA
- the lysS gene encoding lysine--tRNA ligase translates to MKQTERAHELESHEPQEFEVRVKKVEELRALGIEPWPSAQTITATCKQVHTEFVADDVERTYTVAGRVMTIRIHGKTAFADLQDTSGRLQLYFRLDSIGQEAFTLFERFIDTGDVITCTGYSFKTKMGEITLHVKSFTLLSKCLQPLPEKFHGLTDIETKYRQRYLDLMTNSDTRERFIKRSAIIKLMRCFLDERGYLEVETPMLHPIAGGAAARPFVTHHNTLNSDFYLRIAPELYLKRLVVGGFDRVYEINRNFRNEGVSTRHNPEFTMLEFYTAHKDYVFSMDFVQEMLQKLALEVTGSLQLPYDDKIIDFETPFERISVKDSVIKYGKLTEQDLSDSAIDATLEKQGVKATITTSSTGEKIYLLFEKLVEHQLINPTFIKDFPIEISPLAKSDPENPSIAPRFELFIAGIEFANSYNELNDPFEQARRFQDQLKAYSSGNEEAHQYDADFVKALEYGLPPTVGVGIGIDRLVMLLTNTPTIKEVILFPTLKKKLD, encoded by the coding sequence ATGAAACAAACAGAAAGAGCACATGAGCTAGAATCTCATGAGCCACAAGAATTTGAAGTACGCGTAAAAAAAGTAGAAGAATTACGTGCCTTAGGTATTGAACCTTGGCCGTCAGCTCAAACTATTACTGCTACCTGCAAGCAAGTGCACACTGAATTTGTTGCAGATGATGTAGAGCGCACCTATACCGTTGCTGGTAGAGTTATGACGATACGAATACACGGGAAAACTGCTTTTGCTGATCTGCAAGATACTTCTGGAAGATTACAATTGTATTTTCGTTTAGATAGTATTGGTCAAGAAGCTTTTACTCTTTTTGAGCGGTTTATTGATACAGGTGATGTTATTACATGTACCGGCTACTCATTTAAAACTAAAATGGGTGAGATCACTCTTCATGTAAAAAGCTTTACTCTCCTGAGTAAATGTTTGCAGCCACTGCCTGAAAAGTTTCATGGTCTTACTGATATAGAAACTAAGTATCGTCAAAGATATTTAGACTTAATGACCAACTCAGATACTCGTGAGCGTTTTATTAAGCGGAGTGCTATTATAAAGCTTATGCGTTGCTTTTTAGATGAGCGTGGCTACTTAGAAGTTGAGACACCTATGTTGCATCCTATTGCTGGTGGTGCTGCAGCTCGGCCGTTTGTTACTCATCATAATACACTCAATAGTGATTTTTATTTGCGTATAGCACCAGAGCTTTATTTAAAACGCTTGGTTGTCGGTGGTTTTGATCGAGTATACGAAATTAATAGAAACTTTCGCAATGAAGGTGTATCAACACGCCATAATCCTGAATTTACTATGCTTGAGTTTTATACAGCTCATAAAGACTATGTTTTTAGTATGGATTTTGTGCAAGAGATGCTCCAAAAGTTGGCTCTAGAAGTTACTGGATCGTTACAGTTACCCTACGATGATAAAATAATAGATTTTGAGACACCGTTTGAACGCATTAGCGTTAAAGACTCGGTTATTAAGTATGGTAAGTTAACAGAGCAGGATCTAAGCGATAGTGCTATTGATGCTACGTTAGAAAAACAGGGTGTTAAAGCTACGATTACTACAAGTTCAACAGGCGAAAAAATATACTTGTTGTTTGAAAAGCTCGTAGAGCATCAGCTTATTAATCCTACGTTTATTAAAGACTTTCCTATAGAAATATCGCCACTTGCTAAAAGTGATCCTGAAAATCCAAGTATAGCGCCAAGATTTGAGCTTTTTATAGCTGGTATTGAATTTGCCAATAGTTATAATGAGCTTAACGATCCTTTTGAGCAAGCACGTAGATTTCAAGATCAGCTTAAAGCCTATAGTTCAGGCAATGAAGAGGCACATCAGTATGATGCTGACTTTGTTAAAGCTCTTGAGTATGGATTGCCTCCAACCGTTGGTGTAGGCATTGGCATCGATAGATTGGTAATGTTGCTTACCAATACGCCTACTATTAAAGAAGTAATTTTGTTTCCAACGCTTAAAAAAAAGCTTGATTAA
- the lon gene encoding endopeptidase La yields the protein MIDNEHYETTHSLALLPLKNVVILPKSIIPIIVGRPSSIEAVEHSLKNNKSIFVTAQKHPDVEHPTEADVFHYGTRSVILQVMRMPKGTLKILVEGICRAKIVKAEPLDGFINVECEDLETVGTSKKAEIEAIWRQLKTFYNHYAQLNSKAPADLMLSTKSIDDMDIIADTLAVHVNLTFEERQELLELANLQDRMIKLCAFLQRETDILETEERIKGRIQTQVEKNQREYYLTEQIKAIQKELGREDSHAEIAQIRSKIKGLGLSTEAFEKVEKELKRLEQMPPMSSEAVVSRHYIDWVISLPWHTTSRDTISLEEAETILNKNHAGLQKAKERIIEFLAAKKFSSSFERSPIICLVGPPGVGKTSLAHSVADSLGREFVRIALGGVKDEAEIRGHRRTYIGALPGKIIQAMRKAKTLNPVILLDEIDKMSNDFHGDPAAALLEVLDPEQNRTFVDHFLEVEYDLSKVMFITTANHMEGIPYALFDRMERIVLSGYTEAEKLEIAQSFLIPKNLKEYGLKTRQFKLPVDILSKIISQYTKESGVRQLERVIAKLMRKAIQILLKQTKQKSVTVTEELIKEWLGYPRFKMTSLNLNSDRIGLVTGLAWTEVGGDVLEIEVSVLPGKGALTLTGQLGDVMQESAHAALSYIRSRAKALGLKEDFYATRDIHIHIPEGATPKDGPSAGITICTALVSALTRNPAKPTVAMTGEITLRGRVLAVGGLKEKLLAARQHSMTMVLVPKENQDDVNEVLKEIGTQESMKVIFVDMMDEVLGLVLENDPFTHAQAPTEDKPKKARTIKKASSTKKKTTKTKPQA from the coding sequence ATGATAGATAACGAACATTATGAAACAACCCATTCTTTAGCTCTCTTGCCTTTAAAGAATGTGGTAATATTACCTAAAAGTATTATACCTATTATCGTGGGTCGCCCTTCTTCTATAGAAGCAGTTGAGCATTCACTTAAAAACAATAAATCAATTTTTGTTACCGCCCAAAAGCACCCTGACGTAGAACACCCTACAGAAGCTGATGTTTTTCATTATGGGACACGTTCTGTTATTTTGCAAGTAATGCGTATGCCTAAAGGCACTCTCAAGATTCTAGTGGAAGGCATTTGCCGCGCTAAAATAGTTAAAGCAGAGCCCCTTGATGGCTTTATAAACGTAGAATGCGAAGACTTAGAAACCGTAGGCACCAGTAAAAAAGCTGAAATCGAAGCTATTTGGCGACAGCTTAAAACTTTTTATAACCATTATGCCCAACTTAATTCTAAAGCTCCTGCTGATCTTATGCTGTCTACCAAAAGCATAGATGATATGGACATTATAGCCGATACTCTTGCAGTTCATGTTAATTTAACCTTTGAAGAACGCCAAGAGCTTCTTGAGCTTGCTAATTTACAAGATCGTATGATTAAGCTTTGTGCTTTTTTGCAACGTGAAACAGATATTTTAGAGACAGAAGAACGTATTAAAGGACGTATTCAAACTCAAGTTGAGAAAAATCAACGTGAATACTATCTAACTGAGCAAATAAAAGCTATTCAAAAAGAGCTTGGCCGCGAAGATAGCCATGCAGAAATAGCTCAAATACGCTCAAAAATTAAAGGCCTTGGCCTCAGTACCGAAGCATTTGAGAAAGTAGAAAAAGAGCTTAAACGGTTAGAACAGATGCCGCCTATGTCCTCTGAAGCAGTAGTAAGTAGACATTATATTGATTGGGTTATCTCTCTTCCTTGGCATACGACTAGCCGTGACACTATTAGCCTTGAAGAAGCAGAAACTATCTTAAATAAAAATCATGCCGGACTACAAAAAGCTAAAGAACGTATTATTGAATTTTTAGCTGCTAAAAAGTTTTCAAGTTCATTTGAACGCTCTCCTATAATTTGCTTGGTAGGACCACCAGGAGTAGGTAAAACTTCCCTTGCTCATTCTGTAGCTGATAGCTTAGGACGCGAATTTGTACGTATTGCTTTGGGTGGCGTTAAAGATGAAGCTGAAATTCGTGGCCATCGTAGAACCTACATAGGAGCATTGCCTGGAAAAATAATTCAAGCGATGCGTAAAGCTAAAACGCTTAACCCCGTGATATTGCTTGATGAAATTGATAAAATGTCTAACGATTTTCATGGCGATCCAGCCGCCGCATTGCTTGAGGTACTTGATCCTGAACAAAATCGTACTTTTGTAGATCACTTTTTAGAAGTTGAATATGATTTATCAAAAGTGATGTTTATTACTACTGCTAATCACATGGAAGGCATACCCTACGCTCTTTTTGATCGCATGGAACGCATTGTCCTTTCAGGATACACTGAAGCTGAAAAGCTTGAGATAGCTCAATCGTTTTTAATACCTAAGAATCTTAAAGAGTATGGCCTTAAAACACGCCAATTTAAACTTCCAGTAGATATATTAAGCAAAATTATTTCTCAGTATACCAAAGAGTCTGGCGTAAGACAGCTTGAACGTGTTATTGCTAAACTCATGCGTAAAGCTATACAAATACTTTTAAAACAGACCAAGCAAAAAAGCGTTACGGTAACTGAAGAGCTCATAAAAGAGTGGCTAGGGTACCCACGTTTTAAAATGACTTCACTTAATCTTAATTCTGATCGTATAGGCCTCGTGACAGGTCTTGCATGGACAGAAGTTGGTGGTGACGTACTTGAGATTGAAGTTTCAGTGCTGCCTGGTAAAGGAGCTCTTACTCTTACAGGACAGCTGGGCGACGTTATGCAAGAATCTGCACATGCTGCATTAAGCTATATACGCTCTCGTGCTAAAGCATTGGGTCTTAAAGAAGATTTTTATGCAACACGTGATATTCATATACATATTCCTGAGGGAGCTACGCCTAAAGACGGCCCTTCAGCAGGTATTACTATATGTACTGCCTTAGTTTCAGCATTAACACGTAATCCCGCAAAGCCTACCGTGGCTATGACAGGAGAAATTACTTTACGTGGCCGCGTACTAGCTGTCGGTGGCCTTAAAGAAAAGCTGCTTGCAGCGCGACAACATAGTATGACTATGGTGCTTGTACCAAAAGAAAATCAAGATGATGTTAACGAAGTATTAAAAGAAATTGGTACTCAAGAGAGTATGAAGGTAATTTTTGTAGACATGATGGACGAAGTATTAGGTTTAGTATTAGAAAATGATCCTTTTACTCATGCTCAAGCACCTACGGAAGATAAACCCAAGAAAGCTAGAACTATTAAAAAAGCTAGTTCTACAAAAAAGAAAACAACTAAAACTAAACCACAAGCTTAG